CTGTTGTCCGCAGCGCCAAAAGTCATCATGCGCTCCTGCTCACCGGTCTGGAAAACTATAAGGTCTGCCGGGTAGTTAATGGACCAACCATAAAAACTGTTGCCAATTCTGGTTTTGCCTTCATCCGGATGAAGGCCATCCTCGTCATTCACCGAATCATCGGTTTGCAACAGACGAATGACCATTTCTCCGGAGCTGGTTGGAGCTAGTGTTGCTCCGATACCGGCAGCAACCGGACGAAGTGGAACCATAAGTACGCCATTCACCATCTTGGGAGCGGCACCCATCTCATGTTTTACACCATCCACCCAGGCAATTGAACTGCCAATCGTTAGAGTCACGGTGTGCGGGCCTTCCTTGATTTTGACAACATCATTTTTCTCCAGCCGGATTTCACTGCCAAATGCTTTCTTGAACACTCCCACAGGCACCATCGTAACACCCTTGAACTTGTAAGGTTTGGCTATGGCCTGCTTATCGCCGTTGATGTAGGCGCTCGTGCTCCCCGCTTTCACCCGTAGTTCACTTGTCGTCAGATCAGATGCCCATACAGGCAATGCCGCGCCAATGGTCAGCATCCCGGTTAATACACCTGTGCTTAGCACACGTATCCATGACTTTTTCATTCCGTTCTTTCGTCCTCTCTCCATCCGGGCTGATCGCCGGGCTTATTGTTCTTCATCTGCAAGGAACGCTTCATCTTCCTCGTCTACGATGTCTGCGCGATCAGCAAGCACCAACGTGCGGGTGACGATATCGCCATCCGATTGCATCAACAACTTTACCTTTTGCCCAGGCAGATACTTTTTGAGCAACTCATTGATATCCACTACTGAAGAGACACGTGTGCCCGCGACACTGTATAGGACATCGCCCTCTTTGATTTTGGCTTTCTTGGCTTCTGGAGACAGTACGCCCGTAATCGTTAAGGGATCATCTGTAGGCAGGCCCACAATCGCAGACCAACTTTCCTCCAGCTGTAGCCCCAGACTTGCACGTTTTATTTTGCCATATTTAAAAAACTGATCGATGATATATTGAACGGTATCCACGGGAATCGAAAATCCCAAACTCTCTACGCCGACCGCAGAAAATTTCATGGAATTGATACCAACCACTTCACCCTTCAGATTGACCAGCGGTCCTCCGCTATTTCCTGGGTTAATGGCCGTGTCGGTCTGAATCAACCGGTAGGTCGCCTCAACACCACGATTCAAGCCGCTAATTACCCCTACCGTTGCCGAGTTGCGCAGAGAAAAGGAAATCGGCGTACCCAAGGCAATCACGGTTTCTCCAACAGTGGTTTGTGAGGCTTTGGCAAAGCTCGCCGGTTTGAGTGATTTAGCATTGATTTTGATTAGCGCCAGATCACTGAGTGCATCACTGTATGTTTTCGTAATTTTGTATGTATTGCCATCCGTCGTTACGACAACCGGATTCGTTAATCCGTCGACCACATGTGCATTCGTTACAATCCATCCATTGGACCGGATAATGACACCTGTACCATGTGCAAGATTATAACGGTCGTCTGATGTTGCACCGTCCTGCACTTCGGTAGATTTCCCAATAATACCTACGACCGAAGGAGATACCTTTTCGATCACTTTGGGAATGGCTTCACTTCCCTTGTACGTGTACGTTCCTGATTTGGCATCATATTGTCCACTTCCACCAACTGCCTTGAGCAGATCCTTGGTGTTCACATAGACTTGACCGTCTACCACTTTCGCTTGCATCGCCGCTTTGGATTCAGCTGCACCGGCCGTTGCCGCTACACTAATCGAGAGTACAGCAGCCATCAGTATGGCTATCCCCTTTTTACCCAACACGCTCATATTCTCACCTGACCCTCTCTATACATCCTTCTTGCGCGACTCGACATCTGATTCATCGCTGAATCTATTCTCTCTTTCTCTCATCTGCAATTCCGGTATCCCTCAATGTATCATACAGAATCTGGATATACAATTGTTTTAAGTCCTATTTTAGTAGAGAAGGTAGAATCTTGTTCAATCGCTCGATATAAACGAAAAAAACACCCTCCATGTCTCTCTGGAAAGTGTTCGTCTGTACCTCTTTTAGCTTAAATTACATTTAAATTCTGCGGCATTCCTACTGAGCAAACCAACCCGTTATCATCGCATAGTCTGTCATCAGAAATACCAGTAGGCTGACTACTGCAAATCCGATCGCAAACAGATTTTTCTTCGGTGCTCGAAGAAGCCGAACAACTCCGATGAAAATCAGGATCGTAAATAAGATGACAAAAATATCAAATGCATTAAAATTCGATGTACTCGCCGTGGCAGCTTCTGCAAACAGCATGGATAGACAGACCTCCTTACCATAGTTGAACAGCTAACGCATACCCTAATATCTTCCTCTATGTTATCTGTACCCTGCTTGTAATGCAAGCCCTATCATCCATAAAAATGAAAAAAAGCCAATTTGGCCGAATATTCCTGTAATGCTCGTCATAATGCATATGTAAACACTTTCACAAAATAACCTTAGTCCGAAGGAAACACCGTGCATCACTCAAAATGAAAAGCCCTTCTTCTCGGAAGCAGAGCACATCAGATCGTTATCCAACGTCTCTACCTTTTCGAAAAGAAGGGCCAATACTGCCACTTCATATTGATATAACTACTGGTTAGAGGACCTTAGTCCACCAATTGCAGTGCCTTGCTGCGCTCGGTATCCCGCTCCAGAACCGGCTTCAAGTACTTGCCTGTATAGGAAGCTTCCACTTTAACGATATCCTCAGGTGTTCCGGTTGCAACAATGGTACCTCCACCGCTACCACCTTCTGGACCCAGATCAACAACATAGTCTGCCGTTTTGATAACATCCAGGTTATGCTCGATCACTAACACCGATTCCCCGGAATCAACCAGACGGTGTAATACGTTCAGCAAACGGTCGATATCATCGACATGCAAACCGGTCGTCGGCTCATCGAGGATGTAGATGGTTTTCCCCGTACTACGGCGATAGAGCTCGGAAGCGAGCTTCACACGCTGGGCTTCACCACCAGACAATGTGGTTGCAGGTTGACCTAGGTTAATATAGCCCAGACCCACATCCATCAGTGTCTGCATTTTGCGATGGATCTTCGGAATGTTCTCGAAGAATTGGGTTGCATCTTCAACCGTCATCTCCAACACATCGGAAATATTTCTGTTTTTATATTTCACTTCAAGTGTTTCCCGGTTGTATCGTTTGCCTTTGCAGACTTCACAAGGGACATAAACGTCCGGCAAGAAGTGCATCTCGATTTTGATAATACCGTCTCCACGGCAGGCTTCACAACGTCCACCTTTGATATTAAAACTGAACCGGCCTTTCTTGTATCCACGTACCTTGGCTTCGTTCGTCTGAGCAAACAGATCCCGGATATCATCAAAGACACCGGTATACGTAGCCGGGTTGGAACGTGGTGTCCGCCCGATCGGTGATTGGTCAATATCGATAACTTTATCGATATGCTCCAAACCACGAATCTCTTTATGTTGACCCGGACGAACCCGAGCACGGTTCAGATCACGTGCCAGCGTTTTGTAGAGGATCTCATTAATCAGTGTGGATTTACCTGATCCGGACACACCCGTTACCGCAGTAAATACACCTACAGGAATCTTCACATTCAGATTCTTCAGGTTATTTTCTTTGGCTCCACGTACTTCCAACCAACGGTCTCCTACACTTCTACGTTCTGCACGAATCGGAATGAACTTGCGTCCACTCAGATATTGACCGGTTAAGGAGTTCTCATCGTTCATGATCTCCTCCGGTGTACCCTGTGACATGATGGTACCTCCGTGGATACCTGCACCTGGACCAATATCAATGATATAGTCGGCAGCCATCATCGTATCCTCATCATGTTCAACCACGATCAAGGTATTACCAATGTCGCGCATATGCGCAAGCGTTGAGATCAGACGGTCATTATCCCGTTGATGCAAGCCAATACTTGGCTCATCGAGAATATACAGCACACCCATCAGGCTGGAACCAATCTGTGTAGCCAGTCTGATCCGTTGGGCTTCCCCACCGGACAATGTTCCGGCAGCACGACTCAGTGTAAGATAATCCAGACCAACATTCACCAAGAAGCCGAGACGACTGTTGATTTCTTTCAGAATAAGCTTGGCAATCGTCTGCTCTTTCTCCGACAATTCCAATGTATCAAAGAATCGGCCAGCTTCACCAATGGACAAACTAGTCACATAGGCCATGTTGTGATCATTAATCGTTACCGCAAGACTCTCGCGTTTCAGACGCTGACCTTTACACGTACCACAAGGCTTCGCACTCATGTAACCTTCAATAAATTCACGGATACCTTCAGATGCTGTATCACGATAACGACGCTCCAGGTTATTTACGATGCCTTCAAAGGTAACCAGCGCTTCCTTACGTTGTCCAAAATCATTCTCATAGCGGAAACGGATTTTCTCCGTACCTGTACCCTGCAACAACTTGTTCATCTGCTCAGCTGGCAGATCTTCGACAGGTACATTTTGCGGAATGTTGAAGTGCTCACATACTGACTTCAGGAACTGCGGATAATAGGTGGATGTGCCACCTGTCCAAGCATCAAAAGCTCCATCTTCGATGGTCTTAGTCCGATCCGGTACGAGCAGATCAGGGTCAACGATCATCTTGACACCTAACCCATCACAATCCGGGCAAGCCCCGAAAGGACTGTTAAATGAGAACATCCGTGGTGCAAGTTCTTCAATACTGAATCCACACACCGGGCAGGCAAAGTTGGAACTAAAGCGCAGCTCTTCTTCGCCCATAATGTCCACCAGTAGTTGTCCACCGGACAAATTAAGTGCTGTTTCAATAGAGTCGGCCAGACGCGCCTGTACATCATCTTTAACAACGATCCGGTCAACAACCACTTCAATCGTATGCTTTTTATTTTTCTCCAATTGAATATCTTCTGACAGATCACGCAATTCCCCGTTCACCCGTACACGGACAAAACCCTGCTTCGACACATCAGCAAACACACTTTTGTGCTCGCCCTTACGGCCCGAGATAATAGGTGCCAGTATTTGTAACCGGGTGCGCTCAGGGTATTGTATAATACGATCAACCATTTGTTCTACAGTTTGGGAGCTGATCTCCACGCCATGGTCCGGACAATGTGGATGGCCCACACGTGCAAATAACAGGCGCAGGTAATCATAAATTTCAGTCACAGTTCCTACCGTGGAACGTGGGTTACGACTTGTCGTTTTCTGATCTATTGAAATGGCAGGAGATAATCCTTCGATGGAATCCACATCCGGTTTCTCCATCTGTCCCAGAAACTGCCGTGCGTAAGCTGACAATGATTCTACATAACGCCGCTGTCCTTCGGCATAGATCGTGTCAAAAGCCAGCGAGGACTTGCCTGAGCCACTCAGACCGGTCAATACAACAAAGCGGTCACGCGGGATGGTAATGTCGATATTTTTCAGGTTATGCGCTCGCGCGCCTTTAATGACAATGTTATCGCTCGCCAATAGTATTCATCCTCTCAAATTTACTAATCCAACCTTTTAAAAGGCTTTTCGATCCCTCCCAAACCCTCCCTTCCAAGGGAGGGCCCCAGAGGGCGTAGCCCTCTGGACACCCGAAACAAGCGGTGCAACGGTGAGGGGTCGGGTCTGGCTATGTGAAGGGTTGTCGTGTGCCCGCGGCTCCACATAAGGTTCCAGCTCATTGCCGGAGCCTTATGTGGCCGCTCTACTGCGAGGGGACGCTCTCGGCTTCGCCACGTTCGCGGCAGGTCGCCATTGCCTTCGGCCGGCTCCAAGGTCAACACCGGGACGCTCTCGGCTTTGCCTTGATCGCGGCAGGTCGCCATTGCCTTTGGCTCGGCTCCAAGGTCAACACCGGGACGCTCTCCGCTTCGCCTTGGTCGCGGTTAGGTCGCCATTGCCTTCGGCTCGGCTCCGAGGTCAACACCCGGACGCTCTCCGCTTCGCCTTGGTCGCGACAGGTCGCCATTGCCTTTGGCTCGGCTCCAAGGTCAACACCGGGACGCTCTCGGCTTCGCCTTGATCGCGACAGGTCGCCATTGCCTTTGGCTTGGCTCCGAGGTCAACACTGGGGCGCTCTCGACTCCCAATTGCTTTCCTATAAACCTTTTAACCAATTTCAACATTTCTATCAGTATAGACCCGAATTCAAGATTTCAACATCTCTTATTATCGGTAGATATCAACGATTTCCTTACTCAACAAGAGAACGGCCAATTGGCCGTTCCCTTGTTACAAATCCTTTACTGGAGCATATGAATGAGCAATATCTTATTCAGCGCGAAGTTCCAGCAACGCATCGCGAAGCTCGGCAGCACGCTCAAACTGCAGGTTTTTGGCTGCATCTTTCATCTCTACCTCTAGGCGCTGAATAAGCGCCTGGCGATCTTTCTTCGACATCTTCTCGGCTGCGCCTGTGAGATAGTCTTTCTTGGATTCGGCAACTTTGGTTGCCTCAATCACATCACGCACTTTTTTGCGAATCGTTTGTGGTGTAATTCCGTGCTTCTCGTTGTACGCGATCTGAATTTCACGACGGCGTTCGGTTTCCTTAATCGCTTTATCCATCGAATCCGTCACTTTGTCACCGTATAGAATTACGCGACCCTCGCTGTTCCGTGCCGCACGACCAATCGTTTGGATCAGTGAGCGTTCGGAACGCAGGAATCCTTCCTTATCGGCATCCAAAATAGCGACGAGGGATACTTCGGGCAGATCGAGACCTTCCCGGAGCAAGTTGATTCCGATCAGGACATGGAACACGCCCAACCTTAAATCACGTAAAATCGCCATCCGTTCCAACGTCTTGATCTCGGAGTGCAGATAACGAACTTTGATTCCAACTTCCTTCAGATAATCCGTCAGGTCCTCGGACATTTTCTTCGTTAATGTTGTAATCAACACACGCTCGTCTTTGGCAATCCGGTCGTTAATCTCACCAATCAAGTCATCGATCTGCCCCTTTGTTGGACGCAGTTCAATGATTGGATCAAGCAGTCCGGTTGGACGGATAATCTGTTGCACCATCGTATCGGTATGCTCGATCTCATACGGGCCCGGTGTGGCCGATACATAGATGATCTGATCCATCTTGCCTTCGAACTCTTCGAATTTGAGTGGACGATTATCCAGCGCTGACGGCAGACGGAAACCATGCTCAACCAATACCGTCTTCCGCGCTTGGTCACCATTATACATCGCACGGATCTGTGGCAGAGTCACGTGAGACTCATCGACCACAATCAACATGTCATCCGGGAAGTAATCCATCAATGTATATGGGGTATCCCCGCGTTCGCGGAAAGTCAGTGGACCGGAATAGTTCTCAATCCCCGAACAGAATCCAACTTCCTTCATCATCTCGATATCGTACCGTGTGCGCTGCTCCAGTCGCTGAGCCTCCAGCAGTTTCCCCTGTTCACGCAACGCTTCAAGACGCTCTTCCAGTTCACGCTCAATGTTCACCAGCGCAACCTTCATCGTCTCTTCTTGCGTTACGAAGTGAGACGCCGGGAAGATGGCAATATGTTCACGTTCGCCAATCAGTTCTCCGGTTAACACATCAATCTCCGTAATTTTCTCGATCTCATCACCGAACAATTCAACCCGAATTGCATGTTCACCCTTGGAGGCAGGGAAAATCTCAACAACATCCCCACGAACACGGAACGTACCCCGCACAAAGTTAATATCGTTCCGTTGATACTGGATCTCTACCAGACGGGACAAAATCTGATTGCGCGGTTTCTCCATGCCTACCCGGAGTGACAGCAACATGCTTGAATACGAGTGCGGTGAACCCAAACCATAAATGCAGGAAACACTCGCTACAATGATGACGTCCCTACGCTCAAACAACGAACTTGTCGCTGCGTGCCGCAGTTTGTCTATCTCTTCATTAATACTTGAATCCTTCTCGATATACGTATCGGAGGACGGGATATATGCTTCTGGCTGAAAATAATCGTAATAACTGACGAAATACTCAACCATGTTATTAGGGAAAAAATCTTTGAACTCACTTGCAAGCTGCGCTGCCAACGTTTTGTTGTGTGCAATAATCAGCGTAGGACGTTGCAGTTGGGCTATCGTCTGGGCTATCGTAAATGTCTTACCCGTACCCGTTGCACCCAGCAGTGTCTGGTACCTCTTCCCCTCCTGAACACCCTTCACCAGTTCTTTAATGGCTGCAGGCTGATCACCTTGGGGAGAAAACTCTGACTCGATTTCGAACGTTTTGTCGCTCATTATAATATCGCTCATTGCCGTATCTCACCCTATCGTCTAAAATAATAGTCACTATATATTGTCGAAGTTCCCCGAATTTTCATATGGGAAAACTTATAGTAATAGGAATATTTGTTCCCGTTTAATTATACCTCGTTCGTTTTAGTGATGCAAACGTGAAATGAAGATAGGAGTGGGTTAATTTATGGATATTGCGACACTTATCGGTATTATTGCCGGAATTGCCGCAGTCATTAGCGGTTTTTTGTGGGAAGGCGGCCAATTGTCTGGTCTCCTGCAAAAAACGGCTGCTTTAATTGTATTCGGTGGAACGATTGCTGCTGTGGTTGCCAGTTTCCCGGCGCACCGCCTTCGTACGATTCCAGCTGCCTTGCGTATGGCTTTTGGACGTAACAATAATGATTCAGGCTTGTGGGTTGAAGAACTGGTGGAGATGTCTTCTATCGCACGCCGCTCAGGTGTACTTGCATTGGAACGCAAGGTTATGGATCATCCGCATCCATTTTTGCAAGACGGTATTCAGATGGTTGTTGATGGTACCGATCAGGATGTGGTTCGCCAGATCCTGGAGATGGAGATTGATTCAATTGAACAAAAACATGAGGGTTACGCCAAAATATTCGAATCCGCTGGTGGGTACGCTCCAACCATGGGGATCATCGGAACCGTGATGGGACTTATTCAGGTACTTGGCAGTTTGACCGATCCAACCGGACTCGGGCCTGCGATTGCTGTTGCCTTTACCGCAACCCTGTATGGGGTCGCCAGTGCCAATCTTATCTTTTTGCCCATTGCCTCCAAGATCAAATCCAGAGGTGCTGATGAAGTGCAGACCATGGAAATGCTTCTCGAAGGTGTACTTGCCATTCAGAACGGTGAGAATCCCCAGCTTGTACGCAAAAGACTGGAGTCCTTCACCCTCACGCATCGTCAGCATATACGCCCCCTAGCAAAGGAGGGATTGGATGAGTCGGCGCAGTAAACGGCGCGGAAAACGTGAAACTATCGATCATCGGGATCGCTGGATGATTACTTATGCCGATCTCATAACTCTGCTTTTGATCTTTTTTGTCATCATGTATGCCATGAGCAATCTGGATTCCGGTAAATATGACGTCGTTACTCAATCGTTACAAAATACATTTAATGCGTCCGACTCGATCCTTGAGCTTGGTGAGGGACTCGGTGAGAAACCCGGTCAAACGATTACAGAGACTCCACCATCCGAGGTGCAGGGTGAAGATCCTTCAGATGGTGAAGGAAACCCTTCCGATTCCGGGACTGCAACACCAGATAATGACAACAAGCCCCTCACAGAACGGGAAGAACAGTTCAGATCACAGGAGCAGGAATTGCAAAATCTGTTCAATGTGATTACCCAATATATCGAGGATAATAAACTGGAAAATCAGATTTTTGTTGCGGACAAGCCACAGGGCCTATCCATTACACTTAGTGACCGCTTCCTGTTTGATCAGGGACAGGCCGCTCTAAAGGACGGTGCAGCACCAACGCTCAGTAAACTTGCCAGCCTGTTCCGTGATCTGAACACCGTTGTCAGCATTGAGGGTCACACCGATAATGTTCCTGTGGGGGCAAACTCCACCTATACCGATAACTGGCAGCTTTCCGGGGAACGCGCACTATCTGTATTACGATTCTTTTTGGATACAGAGAAACTTAACCCGGACGGCTTCCAGTATGCCGGATATGCGGATACTCGCCCAACGGGTGACAACACTACAGCCGCCGGAAGACAAAAGAACCGTCGGGTCGAAATAACGGTCCTGCGTCAACTCCAACCTTAATCATCAATATCTCACATAATGCATCATTCCTTATGCAAATAAAGCACGTTCTAACTGAATTCAATTCAGCAGAGCGTGCTTTCTTTTATGTCGTATTACCTTATGCCTCTACTCCTGGCTGACTAGGGCGTAGAATCGCAGAGCCAACAGTCAGCAAAATGGCAGCCATGCCAAACAGAATCAATAGTGGCAATGTGATATCCGACAATGTACCACCAGCAGAGATCGTCTCCACTGCCTGAATCGCCCATTTCTGTGGAACAAAGTTGGCGAGCTTTTGCATATAATCCGGCATCAACGAGATCGGCCAGAAACAACCACCTATCATGCAAGTTGGCATAATGACAAGTGAATTCAGCATGTTGGCATTTTTGGGATTACGGATTAATCCTGCCACGGTACTTGCGATCCCCATGGAGACCAGCATGAATGCGGCCAAGATGATGAAATGAATGCCAAAAGGAATACCGGCATCATAATGCAGTAGCCACCTGCTGACTCCCAAAACCAGAACAATCTGAATCAAGCCAATGACAAAGCTGCCGATGAAGTTACCAAGCGCAATCTCATATGCACGGACGGGTGCCGTATATACTCTGGCCATCGTACGTTTACTGCGATCTTCCATTATCACAGCCACTGCACTGGTCAGCAGCCCCATCATAAACATAATCGTAAATCCGGTCACATTGTTCAGGCCTGGCTTGGGATAGATCTGCAGTTCGGTGACTTCACCAGCAACCTGATGTTTTCCTATCTCCTGTAAAAGCTGTTCAAATGGCTTCTGTGTACTAGATAGTATATCAGTCTCACTTGAGACAGGACCTGCCGCCACCTTAACAGCTGAAGCGGATTGTAACAATCCGCTCGTTAAACCTTCAACTGCTGCTCGTAGTGTATAGGAACTTTCACTTATACGCAGTTCCACTAATTGAATTTCGGTTGTCTTGCCCTGTAACAGGTCCTCCGTATAATTCGCCGGAATGATGATGCCAGAACTTCCTTTTTGCTGAGCGATGGCTTCCTTGACTTCTTCTTCGTTGTTCAAAGGCTTGAGCAGATACTCCTCTTTGCCAGCAAGTTCATGAATCATCCATGTCCCTGCCACCCCTCCATCCTCATTTACATAGGGAATAACAGTACGTGCAATCTGCTCGCTTCCAAAAAGAGCAACCGCTCCTGTAACCACCAGGCAAGGCAGAAGCAGAAACGTAATGAAGCCCATTTTACGGCCAAGTGTACGTCTAATCATCAACCAGGCGATGTGTAGACTATTCATATCGGTATCCTGCCTTTCTATAGATCATTCCTGAGATGAGCAGTAATACAGCGCATACCACGCCTAACATTAGAATGTTATACACAATCTCTGCTACAGGTGCATCCAGCATCATTCTCAGAAAGCTCTGGAGCGCCCAGTGGTTAACCGTAAATTGGCTAAGCCGTTGTACAAAATCAATCGGAATGGGCATGAACCCACCGCTGATGAATGTCATGGCAACGATGATACCTTGGATGGTTGCGCTGGCCGATGCTGTGCTTTTGCATACCAGTGCGACGATCACGCCAAGGGTCATGGATGCCAATGTGATACATACACAAGTGAGCACAATATACCAAGGATGCGTTCCCCAATCTACACCATAGAACCAATACGTCATAAGTATGATCGTTGTTGCTTGTAAGAAAGCGAGCAGACTATTACCTGCAATTTTGCCAGCGAAAATAACTCCATTGCCTATAGGCGCAGCCTGAAGGCGAATTAACGTTTTGTTATCACGCTCTCCAAAAAGGCTGGTACTTGTTGTCATGCCTGAGTACAACATGAACATCGCCAGCATGGAAGCTGCATAGTATTGGGAGGCACTATACGCCGTACCTGTCTTACCGGGATTAGTGACAGCAATAGAGGTGGAATTCGCCGTACCAGACTCCGAAGCAGAGGCCATGGCAGCAGTCACTTCCGGACCGAGCACTTTGGTAATCGCCATATGTCGGTTCCATTCATCCGTAAAACGTGTGAACAAAGTTTCACCCAAGGTATTAAGTGTGTTGTCCTTTCCTCGTATCCACTGTAACCTGGCCTCTTTCCCCGTCATCACGTTTTGCTCAAAATCCGAAGGAATCATTACAGCAAAGTCTAGCTTGCCGGTACGCAGCGAATGGACTGCCTCTTCTTCAGTCGTAAAGTTCTGCACCTTGAGCATCTCAGCCACTTCCGGGGATTTAACGAATGTATCCAGCGCTTGATTAAGCGTACTTGATCCTCCACCAGATTCAGTGCTCAAATGGATGATTCCCACACGTACAGTATCCGGAATAACGTCATCCGCCGTCCCCATCGTACTGGAAAGTGCCGTGCCCAATATAAAAATCAGTAATAACGGCAAAATAAACAGGTTTAACACTACAGATCGAATCTTAAGAATACGCCTTAATTCAAAGATGCAAATATACCATATATTCATCTCTTGTTCCCCCTAGTCCCGAAGCGTACGCCCGGTCAGATTGAGGAACAACGTTTCCAGATCCGGCTCTTCGACCTTGAGCGACTGAATGGATACTTCATGTTTGCTGCAAATGAAGAGCAGATCCTGGAGATCCTGCTGTGCCGAAGGCAGCGTAATGGTCAGTGTATTCTCTGAAACGTCTACCATCCGCACACGGGGGTGAAGTTTCAGTTCTTCCACGACGTCGGCACCGATACCGGAAGTGGAGAGCACTACTTTTTCCTCCGATGCTACCCGTTCTCTCAGCTCTGCTTCAGTCCCACAGGCAATAATTCGCCCCTGATCCATAATCGCAACCCGGTGACTAATCGCCGCCACTTCCTCCATGTAATGACTTGTATATATG
This Paenibacillus xylanexedens DNA region includes the following protein-coding sequences:
- a CDS encoding ABC transporter permease gives rise to the protein MNIWYICIFELRRILKIRSVVLNLFILPLLLIFILGTALSSTMGTADDVIPDTVRVGIIHLSTESGGGSSTLNQALDTFVKSPEVAEMLKVQNFTTEEEAVHSLRTGKLDFAVMIPSDFEQNVMTGKEARLQWIRGKDNTLNTLGETLFTRFTDEWNRHMAITKVLGPEVTAAMASASESGTANSTSIAVTNPGKTGTAYSASQYYAASMLAMFMLYSGMTTSTSLFGERDNKTLIRLQAAPIGNGVIFAGKIAGNSLLAFLQATTIILMTYWFYGVDWGTHPWYIVLTCVCITLASMTLGVIVALVCKSTASASATIQGIIVAMTFISGGFMPIPIDFVQRLSQFTVNHWALQSFLRMMLDAPVAEIVYNILMLGVVCAVLLLISGMIYRKAGYRYE
- a CDS encoding ABC transporter permease — translated: MNSLHIAWLMIRRTLGRKMGFITFLLLPCLVVTGAVALFGSEQIARTVIPYVNEDGGVAGTWMIHELAGKEEYLLKPLNNEEEVKEAIAQQKGSSGIIIPANYTEDLLQGKTTEIQLVELRISESSYTLRAAVEGLTSGLLQSASAVKVAAGPVSSETDILSSTQKPFEQLLQEIGKHQVAGEVTELQIYPKPGLNNVTGFTIMFMMGLLTSAVAVIMEDRSKRTMARVYTAPVRAYEIALGNFIGSFVIGLIQIVLVLGVSRWLLHYDAGIPFGIHFIILAAFMLVSMGIASTVAGLIRNPKNANMLNSLVIMPTCMIGGCFWPISLMPDYMQKLANFVPQKWAIQAVETISAGGTLSDITLPLLILFGMAAILLTVGSAILRPSQPGVEA